A window of Odocoileus virginianus isolate 20LAN1187 ecotype Illinois chromosome 3, Ovbor_1.2, whole genome shotgun sequence genomic DNA:
agggtggggagaggtgtgAGCTGGGGGTTATTTGAGAGCAGAGATGCCGGCTGGGCCCCGCCCCCTCTGGCCTCGGTTTCCCCTTGAAAGAACCAAGTTGGCCAGGGTGGGCCAGGCCCCCGTCTCATCTGCCTCTGTCCCCCCACAGCCCCCAGCGGCTCCCGACCTGGGCCGGGCTGGCGGAGGCGGCTTCCGGAAATACCgattcattttatttaagcaTCCGTGGCACCGACAGGGACCCCAGAACCCACAGAGGGGCGGCGAGaggccccaggtcacacagcgtGGGGGGCCGGGCTGGGCCGGGCTGGGGGCACTGCGGGCTAGGGCCCTAGGCTTGACGGGCCTCTCTCTGCAGGTCAGTGACTTCTTGTCAGGCCGTTCGCCGCTGACCCTGGCGCTGCGTGTGGGGGACCACATGATGTTTGTCCAGTTGCAGCTTGCAGCCCAGCATGCCCCACTGCAGCACCGTCACGTGCtggctgctgccgccgccgctgccacCCGTGGGGACCCCAGCATGACCACCACCCCTGTGTCCTCTCCCTGCCGGCCAGTGTCCAGTGCCGCCCGCGTCCCCCCAGTGCCCACCAGCCCTGCCCCCGCATCCTCACCTGTCACTGCCGGCTCTTTCCGCTCCCATTCAGCCTCTACCACCTGCCCTGAGGTGAGTCTGGGGAAGGGTGCAGCGGGAGGATggcagagctccagatatgtctTCTGTATCCAAAATCCCATAGTTCTCCCCACAACCTGGGCTTGTGTGGTGTGGTGGGTGATCCCCTGGCCCTGAACCCCAGGGGTTACCCTCACACCCCAAGCTCACGTGCCCTCCTCCCCCATCAGCAGATGGACTGTTCCCCCGCTGCCAGCACCGGTGCCAGCCCCACGTCCCCCACTGGGGGCAGCCCCACCTCCCGCTCCCGCAAACCTGGCGCAGTCATCGAGAGCTTCGTGAACCACGCCCCAGGGGTCTTCTCAGGGACGTTCTCTGGTAGGTGTCAGAGTGTCCCCATGAGCAGTAACACACACTTAGGGATGAGACACTCCCCGGGGTCGCCACGCATGTGGCTGGCTATACAGCTGGCCACAGGTCCCCAATGGGGGGTGCAAGTGCCCAAGTCAGCCAGGGGTGTCCTCATCCATGTCTCCCCACAGGCACGCTGCACCCCAACTGCCAGGACAGCAGCGGGCGGCCGAGGCGGGACATCGGGACCATCCTGCAGATCCTCAATGACCTCCTAAGTGCCACACGGCACTACCAGGGCATGCCCCCATCACTCACACAGCTGCGTTGCCACGCCCAGTGCACCCCAGACCTCGGCCCCAAAACTACCTCCTGCGAGAAGCTGGCGGCCGCGGCCCCGGCCTCCCTGAGCCAGGCCCGCTTGTGCAAGCCCCCGGGTAAGTGTCCCCCTTGCACCCCCCCCTCAATGGGTCTCTCAAGGCCCCTCTGTGTGCCTCTTGCAGCAGCTGAGCCCccggtggtggggagggggccgccAGCTGCCGCTCACCCTGCTCTGCAGGCGCCTGTAgagaagggagtgtgtgtgttggggcacACAGTGTCTTTGTGTCCTCCAGAGGGGGCTCCATCCGCACTTCCTCCTCACCCCCCTTGGGCACCTTCTCCAGATGGTGGGTGAAACCAATGTGAATGGCCCAGTCAgcctgagggagggagggagtcagcttctcctcctgctcaagGGCAGCTTgcgcccccctgcccccacaaaacTTGGTTATTCTGGACACATTCCGAGTCCTTCAGAATTGTGAAGTGGGCCCCTGAGACCGGGTCCTGAAGGGGAAACACATATAGCCTGAGCAGCTAGTGCTCATGACAGCTGAGTCACTAAAGGCTGTCTtgggccagccctgccctcatggagctgacAGCCCAGTTGATGGAAGGTTCAGTAGATATTCTTGCCTGGCTCCCTCGCTGGAGGGAGTGTCCTGGGTTGGGCCTGATATCCAGGGGCAGCTGCTGGGGATCCTTGCATTTGTTTGGGACTCTGGCCTCCAAGGGACCCTCAGAGTCACACCCACTGCGTCCTCTGTAGGGGACCGGCTGCGGCAGACAGAGAACCGAGCCACCCGCTGTAAGGTGGAGCGcctgcagctgctgctccagCAGAAACGGCTCCGCAGAAAGGCCCGGCGTGATGCCCGCGGTCCCTATCACTGGCCACCGAGCCGCAAGGCCGGCCGCAGCGACAGCACCGGCAGTGGGGGAGGTGGCGGCCCCAGCGAGGCGGCCGGCTTGGGCCTCGACTTCGAGGACTCCGTCTGGAAGCCAGAAGTGAACCCCGACATCAAATCAGAGTTCGTGGTGGCCTAGGAACCCTGTCCCTCGCCCCAGCCCTGTGTGGCCACCAGTGTGGCCTCGAACGGGAGGGCAGGCTGTCTCTCGGTGCAGCAAGAGGCTCCCCCCTCCCAGTTCCGTGTCCTTccggtggttttttttttttctttttcttttttaaaatttcaattcctACCATGGTTTTCCGAACTCTCCGTGGACTTGGGTTCCTGCCTCCTTGATTCGGCTCACACTCCCCGCCCCTTCCTCCATTGCCTCATCCTCCCGACCTGCACTGGGTCCCTCCCGCCCACCTTCCCAAGCTCCAAATATGTAGCAGTCTTTCCAGATGGTTGAGAGAGAGCGGAGACTAGGAAGCCGCCCCCCCCTTCcgttctgcctccctccccactcctttcAGGTTTAAGTCAAAAACGTAGATGCCTCATTATGCACTTTACAGACAGGGGAGGGGGCCACGGAGAGGAGAGCCCCCACCGCAAACCCTGGCTCTGAAACCACCGGGTGAGGAACCCCGCGGTCAGGTGCGCGTCAACCGCGACCAAGCCCATGACTGCCAGGGATTGCTTCTCTTCCATGTTCGAACTCTTGTTCctgatttccttttccatgttcctttttcctggaaaagaaaagaaaagccgtTTCAGGGGAGAGGCTGGCCAGAGCCTGCCTTGGGGTGCAGGCTGGGGACCCTTTCCTGCCAGGAAAGGAAAGGGGGGGAGGAGCCTGCCGCCAGCCTTCGCCGCCGTCCACGCACTGTGCgtttcctcccaccccaccccgttTTTCTGCGCTTGGGGTATTTATAGACTATTAATTTTCTGACTGAGCCAATAGTGGTTGGGAATCTCTTGAAAAATAGGGAGAGAAATggctggggggcggggccggggttGATGCCCCACCCCCGGCCCTTCTTCCCCACCCAACCTGAGGGATCTGGGCCTGTGGACTGTGTCTGGGGGGCCCTTCAGCAGCCAGGAGGGGCGGGGGTGCTGAGCTGTGAAACCCCCACTAGGGGCAAAGCTGTGTAGCATTAACCCCCCGTGGGGGGGGTTCGCTGCTGGTCTAATTTGGACCCCCCCCACTCACGCCCCTGTCCCAGGGGCATCCCCAGGGCAGAGGGGCAGACCTCCCCATTATTGGGGCCATTTCAGTGGGGGTGgagttattttttcattcatttattttttactgataaTGGAGACGTTTGGGCCCTGCCCCCCACCTGTCAGTCTTGTCCTGGCCCCGCCCCTCTGCTGCGCAACACTCCCCCCcaccctctgcctgcccctccttGTTAGATGAACCCCAGGTCCTCACCCTACCCCAGGTTATGTGTTAAAGTTAATGGTTTCAGATGTGAACATCTTGTGTTAACTGTAGCTCTGTACATTTTttgtggggggggtgggagggcagggggggTCAGAGGGGAGGGGTcaaggattttgtttttattttcatttttccaaaaaaaaagaaaaaggggcgGGTTTGTTTTTGAAACGCTGTCTTGGATATCTATTTAATGTGTGttctgatggtttttttttttttttaacgattTTTAAATAACAGTATGTGCCTCCGCTGGTCTGAGGGTGGAGGCCCCAGGCAGGAACTGTCCACCCTTTCTGCCCTTGGGagggcccctcccctccccagaaaGCATTACCCACCTTGGGGGGGAGGTCGGTCTGTGGGGTGTCCCAGCACCTTGCCAGAGTTTCCTGTATG
This region includes:
- the MIDN gene encoding midnolin isoform X3 — encoded protein: MEPQPGGARSCRRGAPGGACELSPTAETAPMSLAIHSTTGTRYELSVPPDETVEGLRKRLSQRLKVPKERLALLHKDTRLSSGKLQEFGVGDGSKLTLVPTVEAGLMSQASRPEQSVMQALESLTETQVSDFLSGRSPLTLALRVGDHMMFVQLQLAAQHAPLQHRHVLAAAAAAATRGDPSMTTTPVSSPCRPVSSAARVPPVPTSPAPASSPVTAGSFRSHSASTTCPEQMDCSPAASTGASPTSPTGGSPTSRSRKPGAVIESFVNHAPGVFSGTFSGTLHPNCQDSSGRPRRDIGTILQILNDLLSATRHYQGMPPSLTQLRCHAQCTPDLGPKTTSCEKLAAAAPASLSQARLCKPPGDRLRQTENRATRCKVERLQLLLQQKRLRRKARRDARGPYHWPPSRKAGRSDSTGSGGGGGPSEAAGLGLDFEDSVWKPEVNPDIKSEFVVA
- the MIDN gene encoding midnolin isoform X4; protein product: MEPQPGGARSCRRGAPGGACELSPTAETAPMSLAIHSTTGTRYELSVPPDETVEGLRKRLSQRLKVPKERLALLHKDTRLSSGKLQEFGVGDGSKLTLVPTVEAGLMSQASRPEQSVMQALESLTETQVSDFLSGRSPLTLALRVGDHMMFVQLQLAAQHAPLQHRHVLAAAAAAATRGDPSMTTTPVSSPCRPVSSAARVPPVPTSPAPASSPVTAGSFRSHSASTTCPEMDCSPAASTGASPTSPTGGSPTSRSRKPGAVIESFVNHAPGVFSGTFSGTLHPNCQDSSGRPRRDIGTILQILNDLLSATRHYQGMPPSLTQLRCHAQCTPDLGPKTTSCEKLAAAAPASLSQARLCKPPGDRLRQTENRATRCKVERLQLLLQQKRLRRKARRDARGPYHWPPSRKAGRSDSTGSGGGGGPSEAAGLGLDFEDSVWKPEVNPDIKSEFVVA
- the MIDN gene encoding midnolin isoform X2 — encoded protein: MEPQPGGARSCRRGAPGGACELSPTAETAPMSLAIHSTTGTRYELSVPPDETVEGLRKRLSQRLKVPKERLALLHKDTRLSSGKLQEFGVGDGSKLTLVPTVEAGLMSQASRPEQSVMQALESLTETQPPAAPDLGRAGGGGFRKYRFILFKHPWHRQGPQNPQRGGERPQVSDFLSGRSPLTLALRVGDHMMFVQLQLAAQHAPLQHRHVLAAAAAAATRGDPSMTTTPVSSPCRPVSSAARVPPVPTSPAPASSPVTAGSFRSHSASTTCPEMDCSPAASTGASPTSPTGGSPTSRSRKPGAVIESFVNHAPGVFSGTFSGTLHPNCQDSSGRPRRDIGTILQILNDLLSATRHYQGMPPSLTQLRCHAQCTPDLGPKTTSCEKLAAAAPASLSQARLCKPPGDRLRQTENRATRCKVERLQLLLQQKRLRRKARRDARGPYHWPPSRKAGRSDSTGSGGGGGPSEAAGLGLDFEDSVWKPEVNPDIKSEFVVA
- the MIDN gene encoding midnolin isoform X1, yielding MEPQPGGARSCRRGAPGGACELSPTAETAPMSLAIHSTTGTRYELSVPPDETVEGLRKRLSQRLKVPKERLALLHKDTRLSSGKLQEFGVGDGSKLTLVPTVEAGLMSQASRPEQSVMQALESLTETQPPAAPDLGRAGGGGFRKYRFILFKHPWHRQGPQNPQRGGERPQVSDFLSGRSPLTLALRVGDHMMFVQLQLAAQHAPLQHRHVLAAAAAAATRGDPSMTTTPVSSPCRPVSSAARVPPVPTSPAPASSPVTAGSFRSHSASTTCPEQMDCSPAASTGASPTSPTGGSPTSRSRKPGAVIESFVNHAPGVFSGTFSGTLHPNCQDSSGRPRRDIGTILQILNDLLSATRHYQGMPPSLTQLRCHAQCTPDLGPKTTSCEKLAAAAPASLSQARLCKPPGDRLRQTENRATRCKVERLQLLLQQKRLRRKARRDARGPYHWPPSRKAGRSDSTGSGGGGGPSEAAGLGLDFEDSVWKPEVNPDIKSEFVVA